A section of the Candidatus Moraniibacteriota bacterium genome encodes:
- a CDS encoding signal peptidase II, whose amino-acid sequence MIISHPKTVYSFLGFFVFLAVVDWELRSGLIAWPHMVCNTGIGLGLAIPSSILWLSITLLLCIAGYQAWTRSALIDCLAWMTIFIGGAVNAIDRSVHGCVTDYIALPFFPSFNLADMMLFLGVALLLVTTLGMMPKVFAYVR is encoded by the coding sequence ATGATCATTTCTCACCCGAAGACGGTGTATTCCTTCCTCGGGTTTTTTGTTTTTTTGGCTGTGGTAGACTGGGAGCTACGTTCTGGACTTATCGCTTGGCCCCACATGGTCTGTAATACTGGTATCGGACTCGGGCTCGCTATCCCGTCGTCCATTCTGTGGCTCAGTATCACGCTCCTCCTTTGTATCGCGGGCTATCAGGCTTGGACTCGGTCTGCATTGATCGATTGTCTCGCGTGGATGACCATATTCATCGGGGGGGCCGTAAATGCGATTGACCGGAGTGTCCATGGTTGTGTCACGGACTACATCGCCCTCCCGTTCTTCCCAAGTTTCAATTTGGCTGATATGATGCTTTTTCTCGGGGTCGCGCTGCTCCTCGTTACTACTCTCGGGATGATGCCTAAAGTCTTTGCCTATGTCCGCTAA
- a CDS encoding TraR/DksA C4-type zinc finger protein, which yields MLMALDTTTIDRLKEKLLAEKERLESELGRLAKPTGVAGEYETQFENIGTDTDENATEVEDYADKLAVEGTLETELKEVSAALAKMDAGTYGVCEKTGQDIPVERLEAYPAARTLVDA from the coding sequence ATGCTTATGGCCTTGGACACAACCACTATCGACCGTCTGAAAGAAAAATTGCTGGCTGAAAAGGAGCGCCTTGAGAGTGAGCTTGGGCGACTAGCCAAGCCTACGGGTGTGGCGGGGGAATATGAGACGCAGTTCGAGAATATCGGGACGGATACGGATGAGAATGCGACTGAAGTCGAGGACTACGCCGATAAGCTCGCTGTTGAAGGAACACTCGAGACCGAACTTAAGGAAGTGAGCGCTGCGCTTGCCAAGATGGATGCGGGAACGTATGGCGTGTGTGAGAAGACCGGACAGGATATCCCAGTTGAACGCTTGGAAGCCTATCCGGCGGCCCGAACGCTCGTCGACGCTTAG
- a CDS encoding YraN family protein → MIQSQMETQNIGQAGEDAAAEYLEANGYRIRERNYANTRGLRLGEIDIVAEKQGEIVFVEVKAAFILAGREERLPEWQVTRAKLRKMEKAASVYLKERRLEEREYSFDVVAVTFAPDCEPEIRHLDHVFLS, encoded by the coding sequence TTGATTCAGTCACAAATGGAAACTCAGAATATTGGCCAAGCCGGGGAAGACGCTGCGGCTGAGTATCTCGAGGCTAATGGCTATCGCATTCGGGAGCGGAATTACGCCAATACGCGGGGGCTCAGGTTGGGCGAGATCGATATCGTGGCTGAGAAGCAAGGGGAAATAGTCTTTGTCGAGGTCAAAGCGGCCTTCATCCTCGCCGGGCGAGAAGAGCGCCTGCCGGAATGGCAGGTCACTCGGGCCAAACTTCGCAAAATGGAAAAGGCGGCAAGTGTGTACTTGAAGGAGCGCCGACTCGAAGAGCGTGAGTATTCGTTTGATGTGGTGGCGGTTACATTCGCTCCGGACTGCGAACCGGAAATCAGGCATTTGGATCACGTTTTTCTTTCGTAG